The following DNA comes from Legionella sp. PATHC032.
TGGAGAGAATCCATCAGATAAAGTAGAGAACTATAGAAATAGAGCAAAAGCAGCAATGACTGAACATCTGGAAAGCTTATTAGAAATAAAACCTGAGTTGAATCTCTCATTATTCTGGAGAAATGTCGATAAGAAAGAACAGGAAATTACAGATACAGAGAGTTATAAAAACAGGCGAAGCTAATTAATGAAAGAATAAAGATCAATAAATTGCAAATTGTTCTAAAATTATACTAATTGATGTTTGGAAATAACAAAGGAGTTTAATTTATGATGAGTCGCGAAAAAGGAGCTGGAACTTTTTTTAAAGACTACCAGAAAAAAAATGTAATGAGATTATTGCAAGACTCTCTCGAAAAAATTATAAACGAATGGCTGAAAACTGATGATGAAAGCCATACCAAACTGAAAAGTATTCAACAACTTTCAGAGATGGATATTAATGCTACCTCATTTGCTGAACACTCTCCACTTCCTGATTTTGTTACGCGTCTATGGCTTGATCCACATAAAGCACTTGATGCCTTGGACCAAAACATTTCAAAAAGCGAAATCAGGAAGCTGATTAAAGAAACAGCAAGAGAAACAGAGCTAGTCTTCACTCATCAAAAAGCCCCCGACTACTCCTAATTTAAATTAGGAGTGTGCCGGTATATTAATTCGTCATTCATGTTGGCCATATCATTGGCCAAAAATGTATTATTGGCTAAATACATTCATAGAAAAATGATTCGAAAATTAATTCACATCCAAAAGTCTTTCTAATTATTTTGTCATGTTAAATTAAGTACATAGAATCTGGCCTCCAAAGATTCGTTCTTATTCCACTAAAAATTACTTTAAGTACAAGGAGTCAAATGATAATGCCATCTTATGTTATGGATTTAATTGAAACATTAAAAAATAATTTTTTAAAAAACAATGCTTCTACGAAGTTCGATACTGTGAAGTCTTATGAAGAATTATTGGAAAAATCAAAAATTAATCCTCCAATTGCAGAGTATATCACAGGGACTTCATCAGGAGTTATGTTGGTTAATTCCTATGAAAAGCTATTAGAACTCTCCAAGATTAATCCTGTTGTTGCTGATAGTATGACACATACGCAGTTTGGTCTGGATTTAATTGATACCTATGAAAAATTTGTGGAAATAACAAAGATAAACACTAAAGTCGCTTTTAATTTTCGAATATTAAATTATCAAAGATATACCAAGCTGGTCAACTCAAATAAACAATCTTCACAAACTGAATCTCTTTCAAACTTAAACACCGCAGAAAATTCCCAATTTTTTTTTAAGAAAAGCAGTTCTACCAAACAAAACAGAGCATCTATTACAACAAGGCAGGCAAGAACAGTTCATAATACAGTTGAGTGCAATCTGGAATGGAAAGAAGCTATCCAGGATACCCTCAGCGAGACTATAATAAATCAGAAACCATAACAGTAAGCCCTGAGTAGCTATTTTAAAATTTAAAAGGCACATAATCCAGAAATATGAAAAATCGACGTGATGAAAAAACAATGCTTGACCTCATCATCAAAGTAGCTGATGACGATGAGCGAATTAAAATTGTGATTATGAATGGCTCTCGAGCGAGCCCTTCAGCGAAAAAAGATATTTTTCAGGATTATGATATTGTGTATCTGGTAACAGAGGTAGAGTCATTTGTTCACGATAAAAACTGGATTAATCAATTTGGTGAATTACTTATCATGCAAACACCTGATGAAATGGATGGGCAATGGCCAAAATTTAAAGGTAAATATACTTATCTGATGCAATTTAAGGATTGGAACAGAATTGATTTAACCTTGTTACATATCAATCAACTGGAAACTATGCCCAGAGACAGTCAAAGTATTTTATTGCTTGATAAAGACAGTTTGATTGTACCCTTTGTCGAACCTACTGATGAAGATTACTTGCCAAGCCCCCCTACAGAAAAAGATTTTGCTAACTGTTGTAATGAATTCCTATGGGTAAGCACTTACGCTGCCAAGGGGCTATGGAGAAAACAACTTCCCTACGCAAAACACGTTTCAGAGCAGATAGTAAAAGAAGAGTTAATTAAAATGCTCATATGGCATATAGGAATCCAAACCAATTTTAGTCAACCAATGGGAAGTTATGGAAAATATATTGAAAACTACCTTGAACCAAAACTCTGGCAAGAATTTCTCAAAACCTATGTTGATGCTGATTATAAGAACATGTGGGCTTCATTATTCAAAATGTGTGAACTATTCAATGAGCTAGCGGCAAAAGTTTCAAGTTATTTTGGTTACCCATTTAATCAGAAAGAATTTGATAATGTGGTAGATTATTTGCGTGATGTAAAAAACAATAAAATTCCACCTTAATTGAACAAATCTGCCTGGAATTAAAGATAAATACTATTGAGATATCGATGTTTATTTACTGGTTTTTGGTAAACAAATTGAGGTCACTCTAACAGATGAGGCGGAAGAAATTTTAAAATATGAAGGAAATGCTATGCCTGTAGCTCCAAACAATCGTAGTTTATCCGGCCGCAATAAACCACCAATCTTCTCAAAAATTTTATTCTCATATATGGCAGAACATCGCTGGAGTACAACATTTTTTATTTTATTTGGCCTTTTTTGGGCATTTACCCTACCTTATATGTCCTACTTACTTGGGCAAATCATAGATGAAATAAAATTTCAAAATCCTAAACATGTTGACATCTTTAGCTTAGTCTTAACCTCATTAATTCTTTATGTTTCAATTCATGTTTTGCGAAGCTTGGGATATTACGTTCATGGTTTGTTTTCACTAATCAGTATTCCTGAAAAAAAGGCTAATCTGATTAAACAACTATTTAATCATTTGGGCAATCAATCCATTGGTTATTTTGAAGACAAGCACTCCGGGTATCTAACAAATAAAATTACCAATGCCAGCTCTAGCATAGAACCACTTATTTTTAATTTGTTTACGATTATTTATCCACAATCTTTAGCAATTATCCTGACCGGCATATTATTGTCTTTAGTCGTTCCATATTTTGGAATGGTTCTCTGGATCTGGGGAGCCACACTGATTATTTATTCATACCATTCCGCCAAAATTGGTAATAATAAAGCGATGCTCCTTGCAAATTCCAATAGTAAAGTCAACGGCAAAGTAGTCGATGTGGTCAATAATATCCACACAGTAATCTACAATGCTGAAATGGCTTTTGAACTTGATAGTCTGGATAAAGACATTCAGGATATGGTTCAAAATGATCGTAATTTGCAGCGTCACATGAGCAAAGTCATGCTGGTACAACACATTGCTATGAATATCCTTGTCGCTTTCTTTTTGATAGGGTCAGTGGTCGGGTATGATTACGGTTATGTCAGTATGGGAGATATCGTTTTTGTTATGACGTCAGTCACTGCTATTGCAGGCCTCACAAGTAGCCTTGGGAAATGCTTTCTCGATTTCGTTAATAATGCCGGGCGTTTAAATGAAGGGCTGAGCTTGTTGGAAGATCAACATGTAATAGCAGATAAAGCCAATACTCAAATACATCAAATTAATAAAGGTGAGATTCAATTTAATAACATTTCATTTGCCTATCCCAATCAAAAACCAATTTTTCTAAATTTTAATTTGACAATTCCAGCAAAGCAGAAAATTGGAATTGTTGGTAGTTCAGGCGCTGGTAAAACAACATTATTTAAGTTATTGATGCGATTGTACAATGTAGAAAAAGGTGTGATTACAATAGATAGCTTACCTATAAATAATTACACTAAAAAATCACTTTGTTCACAGATTGCAATAGTACCACAACATTTAACACTTTTTCATCGTAGCATTTACGATAATATCACCTACGGTTGCAATAATTTTAATAAATCAGATGTGATTTTAGCTGCAAAGAAAGCACACTGCCATGAGTTTATCTCTGAACTGCCACAACAGTATGACACTATTATTGGCGAGCAAGGTGTAAAATTATCAGGAGGACAAAGACAGCGTATTGCATTTGCTCGAGCTATTCTCAAAAATGCGCCTGTCTTGTTACTTGATGAAGCAACATCGGCCTTAGACTCCAGGACTGAACAGGCAATTCAAGATGGCTTACAAAATTTATTAACAGATAAAACCGCTCTGGTCATCGCACATCGTTTATCAACGCTCAAAGCAATGGATAGAATTATTGTTTTAGAAGATGGCAGGATCATCGAGAATGGATCACATACCGAATTATTGGAAAAAAGAGGAGCCTATTATAACTACTGGACACACCAATCAGAAGGTTTCATACAAGCATAAAGTAACCATATACCACGTTTAATCTGCTATTAATCTGCTAATATAATCCTAAGAAAATTTATAACTATTAAAACATTAAACTCTTATATCATCGTATCAATTCCTCCCGAATTGTTTTTAAAATAGCAAGTCTTTACTTGTCTTTTAATTCCCAAATCAGAAAAAACAAGAGTCTAATTTTAAACACTTAATATTTCCTTAAAACTATTATCCTATAATAAGTATACAAAGTGTGAATATTCGTATCCATTACAATCAGTATTTGCATGTACAAACATCAGTTTGGGAGAAAGTAAAATGCCTAAATATGTAGAAGGGGTTGAATTAACTCAAGAAGGTATGCATGCTATTTTTGCACGTATGGGACATGGCGATATCACCAGCGGTAGCATTTATAATGGAGTACCGACTATTGACACAGAAGCCCTGAACAGGCAAGGCTTCATGCCCGTTTTAACTGGGGTAGGTCCCAGAAGAGATTCTGGTCACTGGATCATGTTAATCAAAGGGCCCGGTAATCAATACTTTCTCTTTGACCCACTGGGTAAAACATCAGGCGAAGGCTATAAAAATACTTTATTAGCCCAATTACCCATAGCTTCTACCCTTTCTGTTATTCCCAATGCCCCCGGATTAAACAAGGGACTCTGCGGCTATTGGGTCGCCTCTGTTGGATTAAAGGCACGTTCCGAACTCAATAAGGATAATCCTCCCAATTTAGAAACCCTGGGTCAAATCACAACGGATGCAATGAAGGATGAATTAACCGATAATGGTTATCCGAAAATTACCGGCTGGCTAAAAGCTGTCGCTGATAAATTTCCAGAAGGTGCTCCCCAACCTGATGCGAAAGCATTAAGAGAAAATACGGCAAAAGATTTACACATAGAGATTCCCTCTCCTGTTCCTCCAGTGAAAGACACGGCTCCAAAGGAAGTCTCTACAAAACCTACTGCACCACAAGTAGCTCCCAAACATTCCTTAGACAGTAAATTATTAGAGAGCGACGATGATGTTCTTGAAACCATAAACTATGTGCATAAAGAGTATTTAAACAAAGAATATCCTGGCCCATTAAAAGATCCAAAGGATCCCCAAAAAGGACGCATCCCCCCAGACGAGCAGAGCAGGATAAATCATGGCCTTGCCCATACCGTACGCACAATGGCTTGTGCCGAGGTGATGATAGAAGAGGCTCGTAAAGCACAACTGAGAGGAGAAACTTTAGGTAAAGCAAAAAATGGCCAGACTCTGGCTGATGTAACACCAGAAGAAATGAAAAAAATTCTCATCGCACAAGCCTTTTTTGTGGTAGGAAGAGACGACGAACGCTCAGGATATGATGAATTCCACAAGAGAAACTTCTATGCGGAATATCATGAGAAAAGCGAGCAAGCTTTCAGAAAATACGTTGAAGACAACCAGCTCATTGGTAAAATCTTTAAAGATCAAAAAGAAGTCGATTTCTACGCCGCAATTATTCTCGATAAAGATCATGATTGGAATGCTACTCCAGCACATATCCTCATAAATCAAGGGCATATGGTTGATTTAATGCGAGTTAAAGCGCCTGCCGAAGTCGCATTGGAACGCACCTACAATACACTTAAGGGTACCGTCGGTTCGAAAGGAGCCGAGGCCGTTCTTAAAGCCCATCGAGATTTTTTCTTTGCCACTGGCGCCGTTGTTCCTCTAGTAAACCCTGAAGCAATCGATGACCCCAGCAGAGGCGGACCTTATGAAAATCCCTTTAATGGCGAGAAATACGTTATTGTAGAGGGTAAGGAACCAAAATCTACAAAAGACTTACCAAAACCTGTAGGTCGCAACTATCAACTGAAAGATAATGAACGATTCCTAACCATAAAAGAATATTACGCTTTTCCTGATGTGCAGCAAACCTATCCTGGCTATAAAACACGTTTGGAAGGAACCTCTTATTATTTACCAACACCATTTGCAGGAGAATGTGAGCGAGATCCGGCAAAATGTATGGGGGCTATCCAAAAAGTTCGTTCAAAACTACAAACAGATGCCATTAAAAATGGCTTGCAACCCAGTTCTGATAAAGAGAGAAGACAACCGAATGTGGATGAAATTGCGGCTGCCCGCATCATTCAGCAAATCATGGCCAATCCAGATTGCATACATGATGATCATGTGCTCATCAATGGCCAAAAACTGGAAGAAAAATTCTTCCGTGACTTGCTGGCGAAATGCGATATGGCTGTTGTAGGTTCACTGCTCAATGACACCGACATCAAGAATATCGATACTCTAATGCGACACGAGAAAAATACCGAGTTTCACTCTACCGACCCCAAAGCAGTTCCAGTGAAAATTGGAGACGCTTGGGAAAATAGAATAAGAACCAAAGGTGGTGATGTCACTCAAATGAAGCATGATTTAATTTTCCTCATGCAAAATGACGCATGGTACTTTAGCCGAGTCAACGCCATCGCACAAAATCGGGATAAAGGATCCAATTTCAAAGAGGTGCTCTTTACCACCTTAATGACGCCATTGACTAATAAGTCATTAATGGATACATCTCACGTCCCAGCTCCGAAAAAACTGTATCGTGGATTAAATCTGCCACAAGAATTTACCAATAAATTAATCAATCAAGCCAATAACATTATTGCCAATACAGAAAATACGCTGTTTACTGATCTTTCTGCTGAAGCCTTCAAACAAATCAAGTTAAATGATTTCAGCCAAATGTCGGGCAGAACCTGTGCCAGTACAACCAAAAACATGAAGCTTTTAACAGATATCTGGGGCTCCAATGTCATCTTTGAAATGCTTGACCCCGATGGTTTGCTGCATCCCAAGCAAGTAGGAACTCATATGGCTGGGTCTGAAGATGAATTTTCCGTTTATTTACCGGAAGATGTTGCTTTAGTACCAACCAAGGTAACTCTTGAAGGAAAAACAGACACTGGAGAAGATCGGTATATCTTTACACTGGTTGCCGTAAAAAGCCCTGACTTTATACCACGACATGAAAGCGGCTATTCGGTTGAGCCCTTCATGAAAATGCAAAAAGAGAAAGTCACTCAGGCATTGGATGCCATTGAAAAGGACAAAGGCACCTATAACATCGATGAACAACTAAAAAATCTAAGAACAGAGATGGTAAGACAAGCCAAATTACCTCTTAGAGAAGGAGTTTTTGATAGAATCTCTCATCGTCTTTCTCTGGAAACCAGTGACAATAAAATATCACCTGAACGCAGAGATTTTCTTAACCAACACGTCATCCCTGTCTTACAGGAATGCCATATTGCTCTTAGAACAAACGATATGGAGATGATGCAAAAAGCCTTGGCAAAATTCCCTACTGATAAGCAATGGTCTGCTTTTAAATCAGGAGAAGCGGTTAGAGCCAAAGCTCAAATCGATGTATTAAAGCAACAGATTGAAAAGAGAATCATGCTGCAAAGCCAGATTATCCCAGCCCTCACGGAATGCAGTGAAGCACTGGATAAACAAAATGCCACAGAGGCATTGCAAGCGCTCAATAAACTGCCCACAGAAAAGGAAATAGGTAAGGTCAAGGGGATAGGGCAAGAATTAATAGGGCAAATCTCAAGTGTCAAGCAAGAGCTGACCGGAAATCTTGAACCGCTGCAACGTGCAACCACTACTCCAGTTGTGCAAGATGCTGAGAAAATGAAAGTACGGTATGAAGCACTTGTCACAGACGTGACAAAACGAGTCACCGACTTTGAGAAAATCAACCCGGCCAATCTTGACAGTTATAACAAAGCCATTGCCGATTTAAATAACATACAACAAGAATTGAACCTTCTGCGTAATGAAAAAATTCGCATGCATACTGATAAAGAAAAGGCCGTTGATTTTTCTGACATTGAAGCATTGGATAAGAGATTACAAGATGTTCAATCCAAATTGCCAACTCAACTTTTAGAGCAAACGTCCAAAGATATTGCAAAATTAACAAAAATACCGGAAAAGATTACCTTTAATGACATCAAATCAATGACATCCAAACTGAATGGTTACCTGGAAACCTTGGAGTTGATTCGTAATGATAGGATCAAGAAGCATGCTGGATCTACCGATCCTCTGGATATGTCCGATTTGGATGGATTAAAAGGTCAACTGCAAACTTATAATCAAAGCATGGCTGATATCCTATTACGTACTGCTAAAAGTTCTCTAGACAAAATTAAAGATCCAGCCACTTTTGAAGAGGAAGCCCCATACATCAAACAATGTTTTGATCATTTAGCAGAACTTGAAAAGACACTGGATGATTCAGACAAGGGAAGGAAACAGAAAGAAGATTTTAGTACCTATAAAAACGCTTTAATTGATAAGCAAGAAAAAGCTTATCCAGAAATGCTGCAATTACAATACAAGAGTGAAGCATTGATTATGCAATTACGCGATATCTGTAAAATTCACCATGATAATTTAGCTGAAGCAAGAAGAGTGAGACTTCAACAACTGGATAGTCAGGGAGGGGGACTTTTGGGTGGTTTATGGACTGTAACCAATACTATAGGTATTACTACAGACACTGTGAACATTGAAAAAATGCAGATTAGAATGAAGGAGCAAACTCTTAGAGCGTTTAAGACAGAACTTACTAATGACAAGCTTAATACGGATCAAGTCATTGCCTTTTTAGCAAAAGGAAGTCCGTCTGAATTGCAAGAAGCTTTAGGAATATCAAAAGAGAATGCCGAACAATTGCATGTACTCCTAAAACAATTGGAGATTAAAACGGCATCAACCGATAAACTCCAGGAAGTTGAAAAGCTAATCGATGAAATCTCAACTAAAATAGGTAAGGAGCCAATAAAACAAGATCATACCATCACAATAGTTGAGGAAGAAAGCGATGATATGGGGTATCGTTTCTAAGGAGTATTTTTGAAGTTCTTGTTCAATGATTTAATGAATAGCGCAAAGCTGTGGCAGATGAGAAGACAAAACATCATGTTATTTGTTTACCCATCAAGCCCCCAGCTTTTTATTTTAAGGAATGATAAACTTCTATATTGAATGATAATTAATCGTGTTGTAGCATTAAAGAATGCTATGTTTTAATTTAATCAAAAGGTGGTTATTGTGCCCATAATTTTAGATCCAGACGTGTTAAAAGTAGCAGAATATGTTTATCAGGAAAGATTATCCAAACCCTACACTGAGGTAGGCCCGGAATGGGAATACAATCATAAAACCCCTTATGCCACTCGTGCTACAGGTACAGGGCATAATTTACAGCGATTCATCACGATAGAAGATCAGAAACTTCATCGCCCCATTCATGGTTTAGCTCATACCATGCGCACTGTTTTTTATAGCCAATTAATGTATGAAGCAGCCAAAAGACAACCACACCCTCATCGATGTGCTGACGGACGCACTATCGCTGATCTGAGTGTGCAAGACCTTAAAAAGCTTAATATCGCGCAATTATTCTTTGTGGCTGGACGCGAAAGCGAGGCATCCTATGGTGATGCTTATCACCGTTATCATCTGTATGGCGCTAAACAATTCGAAGCATATGCTCGTAAGCATTTGACTCATCTCTTTTCAGAAAAAGAAATTACTCTTTATTCTCGATGCATCGAAGACCGAATAGGTGATCGATTTGATGAGACTGCTGAAGGCTATCTCATCCACTTATCGCACATGATCGATTTAATGCGCTGTAAAAGCCCCGTAGAAGTATTTATAGGTCATTCACGCGGTGTTTCAGGTATCGTACCAACCTTGATTCAGTTATTTGGACGCAAAAACGGTTTAGATATTATGCATTATGCACGCAGCCTTTTTGCAGCCACTGGCGAGGCTGTCCCTTATATCAGTTCATCGGAATGGTCTCATTTGGGCATTGAGTCTGATAGAGTCGACAGAGCACTTGAGATAGTAGGACCTCTTGAAGTAGAAGGTCAGGAAGCCGATGCTCAAAAAACTGCCCGGGCTGGATTTTCGGTGGATGGCTGTTATGATGCTTTAGTCAAAATAGAAACACCCGATTGGTATCACCAGGTTAAAGAAAAAGAAAAGGAAGACTATGATGTCGAGGAAGTAATCGCTTTGCCCCAGCAAATCACTAAGAGAGAAGAGCCTCCCAAAACAAAAGAGTTTTTCCTGGTATCTCTCCTTAAACATGTGTTTTGGTGTTGTCCTTCAAATCAAAAAAGAGACGATGAAAATACAGAGGTTTTGGAAAAAAAAGCACAACTATGACAGAGGTAATAAGGCAGCTTATTCAATAATTTTCGAAGTCATGAGGACGCAGTATGTTTGGTTTTATAAAGAAAGTACTTGATTTTTTTGGCATTGATCAATCTGAAGATAATCCACCTGAGACTGCGGTGGAAGCTACCGATATTTCAGCAAAAATCAAAACCACTGACACCACCCAGGAAGAGAGTTCAATCAAAACCAAAACGGTTGTTCCTACCCAACTGATGGGTTCTGTCAAACCAGAAACAATCGCTCCTGACCAACAAAAAAAGCACCAGACAAAAACCGAAACGACTACAGGCACTACTAAACAAAAGAGTCCTAAAGAAACAATAATGGATAGCCACGTGAAACAATATTATTTTGCCCGGCGAGGTGAAACAAGCACTCATGACTCCTCTCTGCCACCGCCTGTGAAGGTATTAAGTGGGCATTCTATTCCATTAAAAGAAATTCCTTTTGAAGCCACCAGAAATGAATTAGTCCAGATTTATCTCGATTCCATTGATCAATTCATCAAAAACAACAAGACAAACTCTTTTCCATCACAACAACTTGCTTCTCACTATCTCTTTCTAAGATCGCTTGCCAACTCAGAAACTGATGGAATTAAAAAAAATCAGATACTGGTTTTAGCCAAACCATTAGGCGCTTACCTTGCCTCTAAAGAACCGCATGTATGGAAGATGATCAATGAGTTCATTGAAAAAAGTGAATACCCCATCATACATTATTTAAAAAATAATCGCGCTCATTCCAATTTCATGCTGGCATTAATTCATGAGCATCATAAGGAACCATTAACCAAAAACCAAAGCGCCTTCGTACAAAAATTTAGGGATTCCTCTGTCTTTCTCTTCCCTAACTCAATTTATACAGCATGGCTCGCTCATTCCTATGATAAGGACTCCAGCTTTAATCCCATGTTTCGTGAACGATTAACTACAAGTTTTTATCATTCCACTCTGACCGATAATCTCTTGTTACGAACAGAACCTAAAGAAGTAACTCTTTCATCAGATCATCATTATAAAAAGGCAAAAGGACCTATTGATTTGTCTTTTCGTTATCCTATGTCTGGCAGTCAATTATTACGTATCCAGGGCAGAACTTTACTGTTTAGCAATCCCCCTAATGATGTTGTTGCGGTCAAGGTACAAAAAAAAGGCGAGCCTAAATCCACATTAGAAGAAGAATTTCAAATGGCAGATTATTTGCTTAAGCATCAACGTCGTTTGGATTTACACAGCGAATTACCACAACCTTTGGGACAATACTCCGTTAAAAAATCAGAGATTTTGGAAATAAGTAAGGAATCATCAAATTTTGAGCGTTTTAAAGCCTTAATAGACGACTCCAAAGACCTTGAAGTGTATGTTTACAAAGCCCCCCTCTCTTATTTCACTTACTTGCATGATGAACATCAGGACTTGGAGCAGCTGACAACTTCTGTTAAAACAAATGTACACGATCTCTTTGTTCTATTACGTGAAGGTATTGTGTTTCCCCAATTGGCTGACATCTTCCATACTCATTTTGATGAAGACGAACGCGAAGACAAAGGAAGATACCAGGCATTGGTTCAACTCTTGAATGTTTTACAGTTCCAATTAGGGCGCATTGATAAATGGCAAAAAGCCGTGGAATATGTCAATTTGCGCAGCAGTGGTCTGGCTGATTTGGGAGACAGTATGCCTATAACAAGCCTGTTCACTTCATCTGATTTCACAAAACATTACTTTTCCGAACTGCTCACAGGAGGTTACCACCCAACCTTCTTTGACAAGTCATCTGGCACAGCCAACTCTTTATTCACCGGCAAGCGCCGATTATTTGGTAATTATTTGTATCTCAATACCATAGCAGAGTATTTGCTGGTTATTCAGTTAACACTTGGCAGCTACGGGGATAAAGTCACTCGAGACACGAAAGATAAACCTAAGAAAGAAGCCGTATGGCGAGAATTGGCAAACGTCATGTTTTCAAGTTGTGCAGAGGCCATTCATATCATGACTGGGATACCCCAATCGCGAGCACTAACACTACTAAAACAGCGCGCTAATATTGAAAAACATTTCAGACAAACACAATTCTGGATGACGCCTGATTATTCCAAATTGGATGAAGATGCAATTGAAATGGAACAATACAGTCTTTATTCTGGTGAACCAGAATATGAATTCACTGATAAACTAGTCTCTGGTGTTGGATTGTCTGTCGATGGTGTTCATCAGGATTTGGGTGGATATAACAGGGAAAGCCCATTAAGAGAACTTGAAAAACTGCTCTATGCCACTGTGACACTGATGGAAGGAACCATGCAACTTGATAAAGAATTTTTTAAACAATTACAACAAGTCGAAAAAATACTTTCAGGTGAGATCAAAACTGATGCCAATTCCTGCTTTGAAGCAGTTGCCAAACTTCTTGACCTTGCAAGACCAGGATGCCATTTTCAGAAAAGATTGGTTTTGTCCTACTACGAAGAGGCCAAACTTAAGCATCCCTCTGTACCAACTGACTCCTATGATTCGCGTTTTCAAGCAGTCGCCAAAACTAATGCCGCAATAACCATTCAACGATTCTGGCGGGAAGCGCGTAAAAACTTATCAGAAAAATCGGATATCGATTCTGAAAAACCGGAATCCGAAAGTACTACTGATAAACGTTTGCGATAAGACGAACAACCTGCACCTGACTCTTTGAAACCATGCCATTCCCATGGAGAGGTCTATAAGACAGGATAGACTTCTGCATTTTCTGACTTGTACTTTAAGAGAAATAAGAGAAATAAGAGAAATAAGAGAAAACCACCCACTTCTGTTCCAGCTATCAACTCAACATGTTGCCTCCCTTTTAAACACTTAATACTTTCTTAATACTGTAGTCCTATAATGAAATAAAACATAAGAATATTCTCAACATAAGAATACTCTCATCTTATTAGAGCCAGTATTTGTAAGTATAAAGATCCGTTTGGGAGAAAGTAAAATGCCTAAATATGTAGAAGGAGTAGAGTTAACTCAAGAAGGCATGCATGCTATTTTTGCACGGATGGGACATTCCGAGATTAAAAGCGGTACTATTTATAATGGAGTACCTACTATTGATAAAGAAGCTCTCGATAAACAAGGTTTTATGCCTGTGTTAACAGGGGTGGGGCCTAAGAGAGACTCCGGTCACTGGATCATGTTAATCAAAGGCTCAGGCAACCAATACCATCTCTTTGATCCAATGGGTAAAATTTCAGGTGAAGGCTACCAAGATATTTTAACCACTCAATTGCCTGAGGGCTCTACCCTTTCTGTTATCCCCAATGACCCCGGATTAAACAGGGGACTCTGCGGATATTGGGTAGCTTCTGTTG
Coding sequences within:
- a CDS encoding SidE phosphodiesterase domain-containing protein translates to MPKYVEGVELTQEGMHAIFARMGHGDITSGSIYNGVPTIDTEALNRQGFMPVLTGVGPRRDSGHWIMLIKGPGNQYFLFDPLGKTSGEGYKNTLLAQLPIASTLSVIPNAPGLNKGLCGYWVASVGLKARSELNKDNPPNLETLGQITTDAMKDELTDNGYPKITGWLKAVADKFPEGAPQPDAKALRENTAKDLHIEIPSPVPPVKDTAPKEVSTKPTAPQVAPKHSLDSKLLESDDDVLETINYVHKEYLNKEYPGPLKDPKDPQKGRIPPDEQSRINHGLAHTVRTMACAEVMIEEARKAQLRGETLGKAKNGQTLADVTPEEMKKILIAQAFFVVGRDDERSGYDEFHKRNFYAEYHEKSEQAFRKYVEDNQLIGKIFKDQKEVDFYAAIILDKDHDWNATPAHILINQGHMVDLMRVKAPAEVALERTYNTLKGTVGSKGAEAVLKAHRDFFFATGAVVPLVNPEAIDDPSRGGPYENPFNGEKYVIVEGKEPKSTKDLPKPVGRNYQLKDNERFLTIKEYYAFPDVQQTYPGYKTRLEGTSYYLPTPFAGECERDPAKCMGAIQKVRSKLQTDAIKNGLQPSSDKERRQPNVDEIAAARIIQQIMANPDCIHDDHVLINGQKLEEKFFRDLLAKCDMAVVGSLLNDTDIKNIDTLMRHEKNTEFHSTDPKAVPVKIGDAWENRIRTKGGDVTQMKHDLIFLMQNDAWYFSRVNAIAQNRDKGSNFKEVLFTTLMTPLTNKSLMDTSHVPAPKKLYRGLNLPQEFTNKLINQANNIIANTENTLFTDLSAEAFKQIKLNDFSQMSGRTCASTTKNMKLLTDIWGSNVIFEMLDPDGLLHPKQVGTHMAGSEDEFSVYLPEDVALVPTKVTLEGKTDTGEDRYIFTLVAVKSPDFIPRHESGYSVEPFMKMQKEKVTQALDAIEKDKGTYNIDEQLKNLRTEMVRQAKLPLREGVFDRISHRLSLETSDNKISPERRDFLNQHVIPVLQECHIALRTNDMEMMQKALAKFPTDKQWSAFKSGEAVRAKAQIDVLKQQIEKRIMLQSQIIPALTECSEALDKQNATEALQALNKLPTEKEIGKVKGIGQELIGQISSVKQELTGNLEPLQRATTTPVVQDAEKMKVRYEALVTDVTKRVTDFEKINPANLDSYNKAIADLNNIQQELNLLRNEKIRMHTDKEKAVDFSDIEALDKRLQDVQSKLPTQLLEQTSKDIAKLTKIPEKITFNDIKSMTSKLNGYLETLELIRNDRIKKHAGSTDPLDMSDLDGLKGQLQTYNQSMADILLRTAKSSLDKIKDPATFEEEAPYIKQCFDHLAELEKTLDDSDKGRKQKEDFSTYKNALIDKQEKAYPEMLQLQYKSEALIMQLRDICKIHHDNLAEARRVRLQQLDSQGGGLLGGLWTVTNTIGITTDTVNIEKMQIRMKEQTLRAFKTELTNDKLNTDQVIAFLAKGSPSELQEALGISKENAEQLHVLLKQLEIKTASTDKLQEVEKLIDEISTKIGKEPIKQDHTITIVEEESDDMGYRF
- a CDS encoding SidE phosphodiesterase domain-containing protein, whose translation is MPIILDPDVLKVAEYVYQERLSKPYTEVGPEWEYNHKTPYATRATGTGHNLQRFITIEDQKLHRPIHGLAHTMRTVFYSQLMYEAAKRQPHPHRCADGRTIADLSVQDLKKLNIAQLFFVAGRESEASYGDAYHRYHLYGAKQFEAYARKHLTHLFSEKEITLYSRCIEDRIGDRFDETAEGYLIHLSHMIDLMRCKSPVEVFIGHSRGVSGIVPTLIQLFGRKNGLDIMHYARSLFAATGEAVPYISSSEWSHLGIESDRVDRALEIVGPLEVEGQEADAQKTARAGFSVDGCYDALVKIETPDWYHQVKEKEKEDYDVEEVIALPQQITKREEPPKTKEFFLVSLLKHVFWCCPSNQKRDDENTEVLEKKAQL